The Halorientalis sp. IM1011 genome window below encodes:
- a CDS encoding EamA family transporter has protein sequence MTGTPLAVYALALLPALLWGFGPIFDKRGMDAGGTAIQAAIVVVVVDTVLYWLALLVTSWPDPLSGLTLDLVAVFAVAGLFGTAMGRILVFAGVARVGASINSAGISTRPLFATLLALGFLGEPLGPLTGVGIVVLVGGLVVLTYSKGGDVSGWRPRDVLFPVSAAAVFGAGNVLRRYGFGDTAATPLQAVTINETAALVALAAYALATTGTDALDTPRESYAYFTGSGLVTAVALLSFFTALSMEAGRVAIVDSLAATAPLFTTVFAAVLLRDVERVTRGVVVGALLVVVGAVLVTV, from the coding sequence GTGACGGGAACGCCGCTCGCCGTGTACGCGCTGGCGCTGTTGCCCGCGCTCCTCTGGGGCTTTGGCCCCATCTTCGACAAGCGCGGGATGGACGCCGGCGGGACGGCGATCCAGGCCGCCATCGTCGTCGTGGTCGTCGACACCGTCCTGTACTGGCTGGCGCTGCTGGTGACGTCCTGGCCCGACCCGCTCTCTGGGCTGACGCTCGATCTCGTCGCGGTCTTCGCCGTCGCAGGCCTGTTCGGGACCGCGATGGGGCGGATCCTCGTGTTCGCGGGCGTCGCGCGGGTCGGCGCGAGCATCAACAGCGCCGGGATCAGCACGCGCCCGCTCTTTGCGACCCTGCTCGCGCTGGGCTTCCTCGGTGAACCCCTCGGCCCGCTCACTGGGGTCGGGATCGTCGTCCTCGTCGGTGGGCTGGTCGTCCTGACCTACTCGAAGGGCGGCGACGTATCCGGCTGGCGGCCCCGGGACGTGCTGTTCCCGGTGAGCGCGGCGGCGGTGTTCGGGGCGGGGAACGTCCTGCGGCGCTACGGCTTCGGGGACACTGCCGCGACCCCCCTGCAGGCCGTCACGATCAACGAGACCGCGGCACTCGTGGCGCTCGCGGCCTACGCTCTCGCCACGACCGGCACCGATGCCCTCGACACGCCCCGCGAGTCCTACGCGTACTTCACGGGCAGCGGCCTCGTCACGGCGGTCGCCCTGCTCTCTTTCTTCACGGCGCTCTCGATGGAGGCGGGCCGGGTCGCTATCGTCGACTCGCTGGCCGCGACGGCACCCCTGTTCACCACCGTCTTCGCCGCCGTGCTCCTGCGGGACGTGGAGCGCGTGACCCGTGGCGTGGTCGTCGGCGCGCTGCTGGTCGTCGTCGGAGCCGTGCTCGTGACGGTGTGA
- a CDS encoding DUF5658 family protein, producing MGSDSSGNDGREALARFERTLPESHAVLWTVVIVAAAFDVVTTLVGLAAGFEEGNQIARAFLATYGEVGIGLLKFVALVVLVITWHALPDRPAELVLTGFATLSVLTVALNALTLLSL from the coding sequence ATGGGATCGGACTCGTCGGGGAACGACGGTCGGGAGGCGCTCGCACGGTTCGAGCGGACTCTGCCCGAGTCCCACGCCGTGCTGTGGACGGTCGTCATCGTCGCGGCGGCCTTCGACGTGGTGACGACGCTGGTCGGCCTCGCGGCCGGGTTCGAGGAGGGGAACCAGATCGCCCGCGCGTTTCTGGCGACCTACGGCGAGGTCGGGATCGGCCTGCTGAAGTTCGTCGCCCTGGTCGTCCTCGTGATCACCTGGCACGCCCTCCCGGATCGGCCGGCAGAGCTGGTCCTGACCGGCTTCGCCACGCTCTCGGTGCTCACCGTCGCGCTCAACGCGCTCACGCTGCTCTCACTCTGA
- a CDS encoding methyltransferase domain-containing protein, with product MAEDDGARNRWNPDDYDDDHGYVAAYGESVVDLLDPKPGERVLDLGCGTGHLTAEIAEAVGPSGEVVGIDRSAEMVREARENYPDLSFQRADARSFHAREPFDAVFSNAALHWISEMDQNRVLAGVADALDPGGRFVAEMGGTGNVHRIVTATLAELDERGHDATHPWYFPSVGEYAPRLETHGFEVRHVRLFDRPTELDGGAEGLADWLSMFGDSLFAEVSDDEREAVVAAVEDRLRPDLFDGETWTADYRRLRFLAVRSE from the coding sequence ATGGCCGAGGACGACGGTGCCCGGAACCGCTGGAACCCGGACGACTACGACGACGACCACGGCTACGTCGCCGCGTACGGCGAGAGCGTAGTCGACCTGCTCGACCCGAAACCGGGGGAGCGCGTCCTCGATCTCGGCTGCGGGACGGGCCACCTGACCGCCGAAATCGCGGAGGCCGTCGGCCCGTCCGGCGAGGTCGTCGGCATCGACCGATCGGCGGAGATGGTCCGGGAGGCCCGCGAGAACTACCCCGATCTGTCTTTTCAGCGCGCCGACGCCCGGTCGTTTCACGCCCGTGAGCCGTTCGACGCCGTCTTCTCGAACGCCGCGCTCCACTGGATCTCCGAGATGGACCAGAACCGGGTGCTCGCGGGCGTGGCCGACGCGCTCGACCCGGGCGGCCGGTTCGTCGCAGAGATGGGCGGGACGGGCAACGTCCACCGGATCGTCACCGCGACCCTCGCAGAACTCGACGAGCGCGGCCACGACGCGACCCACCCGTGGTACTTCCCGAGCGTCGGCGAGTACGCCCCGCGGCTGGAAACCCACGGCTTCGAGGTCCGCCACGTGCGGCTGTTCGACCGCCCGACCGAACTGGACGGCGGTGCCGAGGGACTCGCCGACTGGCTCTCGATGTTCGGGGACAGCCTCTTCGCGGAGGTGTCCGACGACGAGCGCGAGGCCGTCGTCGCGGCGGTCGAAGACCGACTCCGACCCGACCTGTTCGACGGCGAGACGTGGACGGCCGACTACCGACGGCTACGCTTTCTCGCAGTTCGATCAGAGTGA
- a CDS encoding adenosylhomocysteinase: MTAPISERLDDLETARAEGRRKMDWAREHMPILASLREDFEDSQPFAGEVIGMAMHVEAKTAVLAELLAEGGAEVAITGCNPLSTHDDVSAALDSHENVTSYAERGVDDDAYYAAMEAVIAHEPTITVDDGMDLIAAIHEDHPHLIDTIVGGCEETTTGVHRLRAMDDDGALEYPVFAVNDTPMKRLFDNVHGTGESALASIAMTTNLSYAGKTVVVGGYGDCGRGVAKKAAGQNARVIVTEVDARRALEAHMEGYEVMPMAEAAKEGDVFVTTTGNRDVITREDFENMQDGVLLANAGHFDVEIDLVALEEMAEEVTEPREGIEAYVMPDGRELNVLAEGRLVNLATPVALGHPVEVMDQSFGVQAVCVRELVESGDEYEAGVHDVPDDLDREVAEIKLDAEGVAFDDLSEAQAEYMGSWQHGT, encoded by the coding sequence ATGACTGCACCGATCAGCGAGCGGCTCGACGACCTCGAGACCGCACGCGCGGAAGGCCGCCGGAAGATGGACTGGGCGCGCGAACACATGCCGATCCTCGCCTCCCTCCGCGAGGACTTCGAGGACAGCCAGCCCTTCGCGGGCGAGGTCATCGGGATGGCGATGCACGTCGAGGCCAAGACGGCCGTGCTGGCCGAACTGCTCGCCGAGGGCGGTGCCGAAGTCGCCATCACCGGCTGTAACCCGCTCAGCACTCACGACGACGTGTCCGCGGCGCTGGATTCCCACGAGAACGTCACCTCCTACGCCGAGCGCGGCGTCGACGACGACGCCTACTACGCCGCCATGGAGGCCGTCATCGCCCACGAGCCGACCATCACCGTCGACGACGGGATGGATCTCATCGCCGCCATCCACGAGGACCATCCCCACCTCATCGACACCATCGTCGGCGGCTGTGAGGAGACCACCACCGGCGTCCACCGCCTGCGCGCGATGGACGACGACGGCGCGCTCGAATATCCGGTGTTCGCCGTCAACGACACGCCCATGAAGCGGCTGTTCGACAACGTCCACGGCACCGGCGAGTCCGCGCTGGCCAGCATCGCCATGACGACGAACCTCTCCTACGCCGGCAAGACCGTCGTCGTCGGCGGCTACGGCGACTGCGGCCGCGGCGTCGCCAAGAAGGCCGCCGGCCAGAACGCCCGCGTGATCGTCACCGAGGTCGACGCCCGCCGCGCGCTGGAAGCCCACATGGAGGGTTACGAGGTCATGCCCATGGCCGAGGCCGCGAAGGAAGGCGACGTGTTCGTCACGACGACGGGCAACCGCGACGTGATCACCCGCGAGGACTTCGAGAACATGCAGGACGGCGTGTTGCTCGCCAACGCCGGCCACTTCGACGTGGAGATCGACCTCGTCGCGCTGGAGGAGATGGCCGAGGAGGTCACCGAACCCCGCGAGGGCATCGAGGCCTACGTCATGCCCGACGGGCGCGAACTGAACGTGCTGGCGGAGGGTCGGCTGGTGAACCTCGCGACACCCGTGGCGCTCGGCCACCCCGTCGAGGTCATGGACCAGAGCTTCGGCGTGCAGGCGGTCTGTGTGCGCGAACTCGTCGAGTCCGGCGACGAGTACGAGGCAGGTGTCCACGACGTGCCCGACGATCTGGATCGGGAGGTCGCCGAGATCAAGCTCGACGCCGAAGGTGTGGCCTTCGACGACCTGAGCGAGGCCCAGGCGGAGTACATGGGCTCGTGGCAGCACGGGACGTAG
- a CDS encoding amidohydrolase produces MTTLRIRNGQVLRPDHTVERADVLVDSDAGEILAVEPEGERTDSADDTLDADGGLVIPGLVNAHCHVAMTLLRGYADDKPLDAWLQEDIWPVEAELTAEDVRAGARLGILEMIRSGTTAFADMYFFMPEVVAAVEESGLRAKLGYGSITVQKDDEAARQEMADGLDFAEGYEGAADGRVSTAFMPHSLTTVGEDYLREYVPEAREAGIPIHFHANETAGEVDPIVDERGERPIEYADDAGMLADSSFLAHGVHTDRTEHELLADRGTAVIHCPASNMKLASGMAPVQAMRDLGVTVGLGTDGAASNNDLSLFDEMRDAAMLGKLAADDASAVAADAVVEMATQGGAEALGMASGRIEAGANADLAVLDLERPHLTPAHDLVSHLAYAASGSDVRHTVCDGQVLMRDRDVQTLDERAVLADARERATALIDRAES; encoded by the coding sequence ATGACGACACTTCGAATTCGGAACGGGCAGGTCCTCCGCCCCGACCACACGGTCGAGCGGGCGGACGTGCTCGTCGACAGCGACGCCGGCGAGATTCTGGCGGTCGAGCCCGAGGGCGAGCGGACCGACAGCGCCGACGACACGCTCGACGCCGACGGCGGCCTCGTGATTCCGGGACTGGTCAACGCCCACTGCCACGTCGCGATGACGCTGTTGCGGGGCTACGCCGACGACAAACCGCTCGACGCGTGGCTCCAGGAAGACATCTGGCCGGTCGAGGCCGAACTCACCGCCGAGGACGTTCGTGCGGGGGCCCGACTCGGTATTCTGGAGATGATCCGCTCGGGCACCACCGCCTTCGCCGACATGTACTTCTTCATGCCCGAGGTCGTCGCCGCCGTCGAGGAGTCGGGGCTGCGAGCAAAGCTAGGCTACGGCTCGATCACCGTCCAGAAGGACGACGAGGCCGCTCGTCAGGAGATGGCGGACGGCCTCGACTTCGCCGAGGGGTACGAGGGCGCGGCCGACGGCCGGGTCTCGACGGCGTTCATGCCCCACAGCCTCACCACCGTCGGCGAGGACTACCTCCGGGAGTACGTGCCCGAGGCCCGCGAGGCCGGGATCCCGATCCACTTCCACGCCAACGAGACCGCGGGCGAGGTCGATCCCATCGTCGACGAGCGGGGCGAACGCCCCATCGAATACGCCGACGACGCAGGGATGCTCGCCGACTCGTCGTTCCTGGCCCACGGCGTCCACACCGACCGGACCGAACACGAGTTGCTGGCCGACCGCGGCACCGCCGTGATCCACTGCCCGGCCTCGAACATGAAACTCGCGAGCGGGATGGCTCCGGTTCAGGCGATGCGGGATCTGGGCGTGACCGTCGGTCTCGGGACCGACGGCGCGGCCTCGAACAACGACCTCTCCCTGTTCGACGAGATGCGCGACGCCGCCATGCTGGGGAAACTCGCGGCCGACGACGCGAGCGCGGTCGCCGCCGACGCGGTCGTCGAGATGGCCACGCAGGGCGGGGCCGAAGCGCTGGGGATGGCCTCGGGCCGGATCGAAGCGGGCGCGAACGCCGACCTCGCCGTGCTGGACCTCGAGCGGCCCCACCTGACGCCGGCCCACGACCTCGTGAGTCACCTCGCCTACGCCGCCAGCGGGTCGGACGTGCGCCACACGGTCTGTGACGGGCAGGTCCTCATGCGGGACCGCGACGTGCAGACGCTGGACGAGCGCGCGGTGCTCGCTGACGCCCGCGAGCGAGCGACGGCCCTGATCGACCGCGCGGAATCGTAG
- a CDS encoding methyl-accepting chemotaxis protein, translated as MANALDRLFLSLPDSVRGRLWGKFAFALGTVAVLSVVLTAALVVLFDAPWVPMLLQWAILIGLSSGTSYYVGADFIGQMQRVERKAKAIGQGEFDTRVTTRREDEVGEVFDALATMRDKLQERIEAAEQAEEAARREREKAQELSAATEELNDHLERTASEFGETMAACADGDLTRRLDADGESEALARIAAEFNEMMDEIEATILDLRAFTDDVAAASDEATAGTAAAREAGSEVRGHITDIADGASEQDRMLQSATDEMNQLSATVEEIAATADEVAEVSDRAAEAGDGAREAAEAAVGEMDRISTQTTETVGEVEQLDDEMDEIDEVVGIIEDIAEQTSVLALNASIEAARAGEAGSGFAVVADEVKELAEETQAATTRIADRVDRIQRRTESAVDGMHETSERVEDGMATIAEELESLERVAELVAEANQGVQEIDATTDEQAARTQEIVATVEEVADISHRTREEGEAAAEAVDRQQETLSDATDTVEGVADRTDELRDVADYFAVDADTDRATLAADGRGD; from the coding sequence ATGGCAAACGCACTGGACAGGCTCTTTCTCTCGCTTCCCGATTCGGTTCGGGGGCGTCTGTGGGGGAAGTTCGCGTTCGCGCTCGGGACGGTGGCCGTGCTCTCGGTGGTGTTGACGGCGGCGCTGGTCGTGCTGTTCGACGCGCCGTGGGTACCCATGCTGTTGCAGTGGGCGATCTTGATCGGGTTGTCTTCGGGGACGAGCTACTACGTCGGCGCGGACTTCATCGGCCAGATGCAACGCGTCGAGCGCAAGGCCAAGGCCATCGGTCAGGGGGAGTTCGACACCCGTGTGACGACCCGCCGAGAGGACGAGGTGGGGGAGGTGTTCGACGCGCTGGCGACGATGCGTGACAAGCTCCAAGAGCGCATCGAGGCGGCCGAGCAGGCCGAGGAAGCCGCCCGGCGCGAGCGGGAGAAAGCCCAAGAGCTGAGCGCGGCGACCGAGGAGCTGAACGACCACCTCGAACGGACGGCGAGCGAGTTCGGCGAGACCATGGCGGCCTGTGCCGACGGCGACCTGACCCGGCGGCTCGACGCCGACGGCGAGAGTGAGGCGCTGGCCCGGATCGCCGCGGAGTTCAACGAGATGATGGACGAGATCGAGGCGACGATCCTCGATCTCCGGGCGTTCACCGACGACGTGGCGGCCGCGAGCGACGAGGCCACCGCGGGAACCGCCGCGGCCCGGGAGGCCGGGTCGGAGGTCAGGGGACACATCACCGACATCGCCGACGGCGCGAGCGAACAGGACCGGATGCTCCAGTCGGCGACCGACGAGATGAACCAGCTCTCGGCCACGGTCGAGGAGATCGCCGCCACCGCCGACGAGGTGGCCGAGGTGTCCGATCGCGCCGCCGAGGCGGGTGACGGGGCCCGCGAGGCAGCCGAGGCGGCCGTCGGCGAGATGGACCGCATCAGCACACAGACCACGGAGACCGTGGGCGAAGTCGAACAGCTCGACGACGAGATGGACGAGATCGACGAGGTGGTCGGCATCATCGAGGACATCGCCGAGCAGACCTCCGTGCTGGCGCTGAACGCCTCCATCGAGGCCGCGCGGGCGGGCGAGGCTGGCTCGGGCTTCGCCGTCGTCGCCGACGAGGTCAAGGAACTCGCCGAGGAGACCCAGGCGGCCACCACCAGAATCGCCGACCGCGTCGACCGGATCCAGCGGCGGACGGAATCGGCCGTCGACGGCATGCACGAGACCAGCGAGCGGGTGGAGGACGGCATGGCGACAATCGCCGAGGAACTGGAGTCCCTCGAGCGGGTGGCGGAGCTGGTCGCCGAGGCCAATCAGGGCGTCCAGGAGATCGACGCGACCACCGACGAGCAGGCCGCCCGCACGCAGGAGATCGTCGCGACCGTCGAGGAGGTCGCCGACATCAGCCACCGGACCCGCGAGGAGGGGGAAGCCGCAGCGGAGGCCGTCGACCGCCAGCAGGAGACGCTTTCCGACGCGACCGACACGGTGGAGGGCGTCGCCGACCGGACCGACGAGTTGCGCGACGTGGCCGACTACTTCGCGGTCGACGCCGACACGGATCGGGCGACGCTGGCGGCGGACGGGCGCGGCGATTGA
- the hisG gene encoding ATP phosphoribosyltransferase, producing the protein MRIAVPNKGRLHDPSVDLLERAGLHVVDGADRKLYADTVDPEVTILYARAADIPEYVSDGAADVGITGLDQVRESETDELVDLLDLEFGACRLVLAAPEEGSVESVTDLEGGTVATEFPNVTRAYLDEQGVDADIAEVSGATELTPHVDIADAIVDITSTGTTLRMNRLEVIDDVLESSVRLFAREDVVDDPKVEQVRTALSSVKTAEDKRYLMMNVPEENLDAVKDVIPGMGGPTVMDIAGEELVAVHAVVDEQSVFETITDLKAEGATDVLVTEIERLVE; encoded by the coding sequence ATGCGCATCGCCGTGCCCAACAAGGGGCGTCTGCACGATCCGTCGGTCGATCTGCTCGAACGGGCCGGCCTCCACGTCGTCGACGGGGCCGACCGGAAACTCTACGCCGACACCGTCGACCCCGAGGTCACCATCCTCTACGCCCGGGCCGCCGATATCCCCGAGTACGTCAGCGACGGCGCTGCCGACGTGGGAATCACAGGTCTGGATCAGGTCAGAGAGTCCGAGACGGACGAGCTGGTCGACCTGCTCGATCTGGAGTTCGGGGCCTGTCGCCTCGTGCTTGCGGCTCCCGAAGAGGGATCCGTCGAGTCGGTGACCGATCTGGAGGGTGGTACCGTCGCCACGGAGTTCCCCAACGTCACCCGCGCCTACCTCGACGAGCAGGGGGTCGACGCCGACATCGCGGAGGTGTCGGGCGCGACCGAACTCACCCCTCACGTCGACATCGCCGACGCCATCGTCGACATCACGAGTACGGGCACGACCCTCCGGATGAACCGGCTGGAAGTGATCGACGACGTGCTGGAGAGTTCGGTCCGGCTGTTCGCCCGCGAAGACGTGGTCGACGATCCGAAAGTCGAGCAGGTGCGGACGGCGCTGTCCTCGGTCAAGACCGCCGAGGACAAGCGTTATCTGATGATGAACGTTCCCGAGGAGAACCTCGACGCGGTGAAGGACGTGATTCCCGGGATGGGGGGCCCGACGGTGATGGACATCGCGGGCGAGGAGCTGGTCGCGGTCCACGCGGTCGTCGACGAGCAGTCCGTGTTCGAGACGATCACCGACCTCAAGGCCGAGGGGGCCACGGACGTGCTGGTGACCGAGATCGAGCGGCTGGTGGAGTAG
- a CDS encoding TATA-box-binding protein: MVDPKETINIENVVASTGIGQELDLQSVAMDLEGADYDPEQFPGLVYRTQEPKSAALIFRSGKIVCTGAKSTDDVHESLRIVFDKLRDLNIQVDDDPEIVVQNIVTSADLGRNLNLNAIAIGLGLENIEYEPEQFPGLVYRLDDPDVVALLFGSGKLVITGGKQPEDAEEAVDRIVSRLEELGLLDG; encoded by the coding sequence ATGGTTGACCCCAAGGAAACAATCAATATCGAGAACGTCGTCGCCTCGACGGGCATCGGGCAGGAGCTGGACCTCCAGAGCGTCGCGATGGACCTCGAGGGCGCGGATTACGACCCCGAGCAGTTCCCCGGCCTCGTCTACCGGACCCAGGAGCCCAAGTCGGCGGCGCTCATCTTCCGGTCGGGCAAGATCGTCTGTACGGGTGCGAAGAGTACGGACGACGTCCACGAGAGCCTGCGGATCGTCTTCGACAAGCTTCGCGATCTGAACATCCAGGTCGACGACGATCCCGAAATCGTGGTCCAGAACATCGTCACCTCCGCCGATCTCGGCCGGAACCTCAACCTCAACGCCATCGCCATCGGCCTCGGTCTGGAGAACATCGAGTACGAGCCCGAGCAGTTCCCCGGCCTCGTCTACCGGCTGGACGACCCCGACGTGGTCGCCCTGCTGTTCGGGTCGGGCAAGCTCGTCATCACGGGCGGGAAACAGCCCGAGGACGCCGAGGAAGCCGTCGACCGGATCGTCTCCCGGCTCGAGGAACTCGGCCTGCTAGACGGATAG
- a CDS encoding THUMP domain-containing protein, whose protein sequence is MYLLELAGEDDAFAAREAAAVATDVTRLAPGLATARGVDRRVRGLAYTHRASDFVGRTDPTVESARALLEAASIERSGTVAVRARDVRGLSDIDTQEAERELGGVLVDRGFEVDLDDPDHELRAVFTEDVCALGWLAHESVRDFGDRRPTDRPFFQPGSMDPLLARALANVAGAGPDATILDPMCGTGGGLIEAGLVGADVLGVDAQSKMVRGAAENLDHFLAPDRSLPGLPDPGDWHTLRGDATALPLPEDAVDGVVFDAPYGRQSKIANQPLADLVVGALDEARRVAPRAVVVADRSWADAARDAGWNITERFERRVHRSLTRHVLVLERGDS, encoded by the coding sequence GTGTACCTGCTGGAACTGGCCGGCGAGGACGACGCCTTCGCCGCCCGTGAGGCGGCCGCCGTCGCGACGGACGTGACCCGGCTGGCCCCGGGCCTGGCGACCGCCCGCGGCGTCGACCGGCGCGTCCGCGGACTCGCTTACACCCATCGCGCCAGCGATTTCGTCGGCCGGACCGATCCCACCGTCGAGAGCGCCCGTGCGTTGCTGGAGGCGGCCTCGATCGAGCGTTCCGGGACGGTCGCGGTCCGTGCCCGCGACGTGCGCGGACTGTCCGATATCGACACCCAGGAGGCAGAGCGGGAACTCGGCGGGGTCCTCGTGGATCGTGGTTTCGAAGTCGACCTCGACGACCCGGATCACGAACTCCGGGCGGTGTTCACCGAGGACGTGTGCGCCCTCGGCTGGCTCGCCCACGAGAGCGTCCGGGACTTCGGCGACCGCCGGCCGACCGACCGTCCGTTCTTCCAGCCCGGGAGCATGGATCCCCTGTTGGCCCGTGCCCTGGCGAACGTGGCCGGCGCTGGCCCGGACGCGACGATCCTCGATCCGATGTGTGGCACCGGTGGAGGGCTGATCGAGGCCGGACTGGTGGGGGCCGACGTGCTCGGCGTCGACGCCCAGTCGAAGATGGTCCGCGGCGCGGCCGAGAACCTCGACCACTTCCTCGCTCCCGACCGGTCGCTCCCCGGACTCCCGGACCCGGGTGACTGGCACACGCTCCGGGGGGACGCGACGGCGCTCCCGCTCCCCGAGGACGCGGTCGACGGCGTCGTCTTCGACGCACCCTACGGCCGTCAGTCCAAGATCGCGAACCAGCCGCTGGCCGACCTCGTGGTGGGTGCGCTCGACGAGGCCCGCCGGGTCGCGCCCCGCGCCGTCGTCGTCGCCGACAGATCGTGGGCCGACGCCGCCCGTGACGCCGGCTGGAACATTACTGAGCGGTTCGAGCGCCGCGTTCACCGCTCGCTGACCCGGCACGTTCTCGTCCTCGAACGCGGCGACTCCTGA